One genomic segment of Rhizobium gallicum bv. gallicum R602sp includes these proteins:
- the gyrB gene encoding DNA topoisomerase (ATP-hydrolyzing) subunit B, which produces MTDIPATENGVSTEYGADSIKVLKGLDAVRKRPGMYIGDTDDGSGLHHMVYEVVDNAIDEALAGHADIVTVTLNPDGSVTVTDNGRGIPTDIHTGEGVSAAEVIMTQLHAGGKFDQNSYKVSGGLHGVGVSVVNALSVWLKLKIRRQGKIHEMSFTHGVADAPLKVTGEAGSDTGTEVSFMPSTGTFTMTDFDYGTLEHRLRELAFLNSGVRILLTDKRHSDIKQEEMRYDGGLEAFVSYLDRAKKPLVDKPVSIRGEKDGITVEVAMWWNDSYHENVLCFTNNIPQRDGGTHMAGFRAALTRQVVSYADSSGITKKEKVTLQGEDCREGLTAVLSVKVPDPKFSSQTKDKLVSSEVRPVVESLVNEALSTWFEEHPSEAKVLVGKVVEAAAAREAARKARELTRRKGALDIASLPGKLADCSERDPAKSEVFLVEGDSAGGSAKQGRSRENQAILPLRGKILNVERARFDKMLSSQEIGTLITALGTGIGKDEFSADKLRYHKIIIMTDADVDGAHIRTLLLTFFFRQMPELIERGHLYIAQPPLYKVSRGKSVQYVKDEKALEDYLIGQGLEDAALRLASGEVRAGQDLREVILDALRLRALLENLHSRYNRAVVEQAAIAGALNAEAVSDRARAEQLATDVAKRLDIIAEETERGWEGGLTSEGGLRLERMVRGVKEVVVLDMALIGSQDARQIDQLSSRLKEIYQSPPALSRRDGDTEISGPRALLDAIFASGRKGLTMQRYKGLGEMNAEQLWETTLDPNARSLLQVKVNDATDADGLFARLMGDEVEPRREFIQDNALSVANLDI; this is translated from the coding sequence ATGACCGATATACCAGCGACGGAAAACGGCGTTAGCACCGAATATGGCGCGGATTCCATCAAGGTCCTCAAGGGACTTGATGCCGTGCGTAAGCGCCCCGGCATGTATATCGGTGACACCGACGACGGTTCCGGCCTGCATCACATGGTTTATGAGGTCGTCGACAACGCAATTGACGAGGCGCTGGCCGGCCATGCCGACATCGTCACCGTCACGCTCAACCCCGACGGCTCGGTCACCGTGACCGACAACGGCCGCGGTATTCCAACGGATATACACACCGGCGAAGGTGTTTCCGCAGCCGAAGTCATCATGACGCAGCTTCATGCCGGCGGTAAGTTCGACCAGAATTCCTACAAAGTTTCCGGCGGCTTGCATGGCGTCGGCGTCTCGGTCGTCAACGCGCTGTCGGTCTGGCTGAAACTGAAGATCCGCCGGCAGGGTAAGATTCATGAAATGAGCTTCACGCATGGCGTTGCCGATGCGCCGCTCAAGGTGACGGGTGAGGCGGGCAGCGACACAGGCACGGAAGTCAGCTTCATGCCGAGCACCGGAACCTTCACGATGACGGACTTCGATTACGGCACGCTGGAGCACCGCCTTCGCGAGCTTGCCTTCTTGAATTCCGGTGTCCGCATTTTGCTGACAGACAAGCGTCATTCGGACATCAAGCAGGAAGAAATGCGTTATGACGGCGGCCTAGAGGCCTTCGTTTCCTATCTCGATCGTGCCAAGAAACCTCTGGTCGACAAGCCTGTCTCCATTCGCGGCGAAAAGGACGGAATTACCGTCGAAGTCGCAATGTGGTGGAACGACAGCTATCATGAAAATGTGCTCTGCTTCACCAACAATATTCCACAGCGCGACGGCGGCACGCATATGGCCGGCTTCCGCGCCGCGCTGACGCGCCAAGTTGTGTCCTATGCCGATAGCTCCGGTATTACCAAGAAGGAGAAAGTCACACTCCAGGGCGAAGACTGCCGCGAGGGCCTGACGGCTGTCCTTTCGGTGAAGGTGCCGGATCCGAAGTTCTCGTCGCAGACGAAGGACAAGCTGGTTTCCTCGGAAGTCCGTCCGGTGGTCGAAAGCCTCGTCAATGAAGCGCTCAGCACATGGTTTGAAGAGCATCCGAGCGAGGCCAAGGTGCTCGTCGGCAAGGTCGTAGAGGCCGCCGCGGCCCGCGAAGCGGCTCGTAAGGCCCGCGAACTGACGCGCCGCAAAGGTGCGCTCGATATCGCCTCGCTGCCTGGCAAGCTTGCCGATTGCTCCGAGCGCGACCCTGCGAAGTCCGAAGTCTTCCTCGTCGAGGGTGACTCCGCGGGCGGCTCTGCAAAACAGGGACGTTCCCGTGAAAACCAGGCGATCCTGCCTCTGCGAGGCAAGATTCTCAATGTCGAGCGTGCCCGCTTCGACAAGATGCTCTCCAGCCAGGAAATCGGCACGTTGATTACCGCGCTCGGCACGGGGATCGGCAAAGACGAGTTCAGCGCCGACAAGCTTCGCTACCACAAGATCATCATCATGACGGATGCCGACGTCGACGGTGCCCACATCCGCACGCTTCTGCTGACATTCTTCTTCCGTCAGATGCCGGAGCTGATCGAGCGCGGCCATCTCTACATCGCCCAGCCGCCGCTCTACAAGGTTTCGCGCGGCAAGTCCGTTCAGTACGTGAAAGACGAAAAGGCGCTAGAAGATTATCTGATCGGCCAGGGCCTTGAGGATGCGGCGCTGAGGCTCGCAAGCGGCGAAGTCCGCGCCGGTCAGGATCTGCGCGAAGTTATCCTCGATGCATTGCGCCTGCGTGCGTTGCTCGAAAACCTGCATTCCCGTTACAATCGCGCTGTCGTTGAGCAGGCGGCAATCGCCGGGGCACTGAACGCCGAAGCGGTCAGCGATCGTGCCAGGGCCGAACAGCTCGCGACTGACGTCGCCAAGCGACTAGACATCATCGCCGAGGAAACCGAGCGCGGCTGGGAAGGCGGCCTGACCAGCGAAGGCGGGTTGCGGCTTGAGCGAATGGTGCGCGGCGTCAAGGAAGTCGTCGTGCTCGACATGGCGCTGATTGGATCGCAGGATGCGCGACAGATTGATCAGCTCTCGTCGCGCCTCAAAGAAATCTACCAGAGCCCACCGGCGCTTTCGCGCCGCGACGGAGATACCGAAATTTCCGGTCCGCGCGCTCTGCTCGATGCAATTTTTGCAAGCGGCCGCAAGGGACTGACGATGCAGCGCTACAAGGGCCTTGGCGAAATGAATGCCGAGCAGCTCTGGGAGACGACGCTCGACCCGAACGCCCGTTCGCTGCTACAGGTCAAGGTAAACGACGCGACGGATGCGGATGGCCTTTTCGCCCGGCTGATGGGCGACGAAGTCGAGCCGCGCCGCGAATTCATTCAGGATAACGCGCTCAGCGTTGCAAATCTCGATATCTAA
- the mltA gene encoding murein transglycosylase A: MSDDKAGFVLQAAGFDELKGWKDDDPSSLFEVMEACRSQVTGTKPYRTGSLGLSTDDLLPLLKAARNAKPASASEARSFFEQNCRPFFIKKLDGGRGFVTAFYEPEIAVSDKLDSTYRFPFYRRPDDLIELDNSNRPVGLDSSYAFGRLQDGEISAYPDRQAIDQGFLDGRGLEIAWAKSKVDVFFVHVQGAARLRYPDGRKARITYTAKAGHPFSAIGKLLVDRGEIDRANISMQSIRAWLAAHPEQVDDVLWHNRSYIFFREAPVAASKAGPVAAAKVPLVAGRSLAVDRLIHTFGFPFFIRSESLTHLDKGRPFQRLMLALDTGSAIVGPARGDIFTGSGDEAGELAGTVRNDADFAILIPNAAAGRFG; the protein is encoded by the coding sequence ATGAGTGACGATAAAGCGGGCTTCGTTCTGCAAGCTGCCGGTTTCGATGAACTCAAGGGCTGGAAGGATGATGATCCCTCCAGCCTTTTTGAAGTCATGGAAGCGTGCCGCAGCCAAGTTACCGGCACGAAACCCTACCGCACCGGATCGCTCGGCCTGAGCACCGACGATCTTTTGCCTCTGCTTAAGGCAGCCCGAAATGCGAAACCCGCATCTGCTTCGGAAGCCCGATCCTTCTTTGAGCAGAACTGTCGGCCGTTCTTTATCAAAAAACTGGACGGTGGCCGGGGTTTCGTTACCGCTTTTTACGAACCGGAAATCGCCGTTTCCGACAAGCTCGATTCTACTTATCGCTTCCCGTTCTACCGGCGACCCGATGATCTGATCGAGCTCGACAATAGCAACCGCCCCGTAGGCCTCGATTCATCCTATGCCTTTGGTCGCCTCCAGGATGGAGAGATAAGCGCCTATCCCGACCGGCAAGCGATCGACCAAGGCTTCCTCGACGGTCGAGGCCTTGAAATCGCCTGGGCGAAATCCAAGGTCGATGTCTTCTTCGTGCATGTGCAGGGCGCGGCGCGATTGCGCTACCCGGATGGACGGAAGGCGCGTATCACATATACGGCAAAGGCCGGGCATCCTTTCTCCGCCATCGGCAAGCTGTTGGTCGACCGCGGCGAAATCGACCGTGCGAACATTTCCATGCAGTCGATTCGCGCCTGGCTCGCAGCGCATCCAGAGCAGGTCGATGATGTTCTCTGGCACAATCGGTCCTATATTTTCTTCCGCGAGGCGCCGGTTGCCGCGTCTAAAGCTGGACCAGTTGCTGCAGCGAAAGTGCCGTTGGTCGCCGGACGGTCGCTTGCCGTCGACCGCCTGATACATACCTTCGGTTTTCCCTTCTTCATCCGTTCCGAAAGCCTGACCCATCTTGATAAGGGTAGGCCGTTCCAGCGTTTGATGCTTGCCTTGGACACTGGCTCCGCGATCGTCGGTCCTGCGCGTGGCGATATTTTTACGGGTTCCGGCGATGAAGCGGGCGAATTGGCGGGTACGGTGCGCAACGACGCGGACTTTGCCATCCTCATTCCGAACGCTGCGGCTGGAAGGTTCGGCTGA
- a CDS encoding pyruvate, water dikinase regulatory protein, with protein MENRTNFFHLHLISDSTGETLISAGRAASAQFKSAQAVEHVYPLIRNRKQLLAVLDAIDNEPGIVLYTVVDRELAALIDERCVEMGVASVNVLEPVMAAFQLYLGAPLRRRVGAQHVMNAGYFARIEALNFTMDHDDGQMPEDYNDADVVIIGISRTSKTPTSIYLANRGIKTANIPIVYDVPLPEALFTATRPLIVCLIATTDRISQVRENRVLGATPGFDRGLYTDRAAISEELKYARSLCARHNWPLIDVTRRSIEETAAAIVALRPKLR; from the coding sequence GTGGAGAACCGCACGAACTTCTTCCATCTGCATCTGATTTCTGACTCGACCGGTGAGACTCTGATCTCAGCCGGCCGCGCTGCATCGGCCCAGTTCAAATCTGCCCAAGCGGTCGAACACGTCTATCCGTTGATCCGCAACCGCAAGCAGCTGCTTGCAGTTCTCGATGCGATCGACAACGAGCCAGGCATTGTTCTTTACACGGTCGTCGACCGGGAACTCGCTGCGCTGATCGATGAGAGGTGTGTCGAGATGGGCGTTGCCTCAGTCAATGTGCTTGAGCCTGTGATGGCCGCTTTCCAGCTCTATCTCGGGGCTCCGCTGCGGCGTCGTGTCGGCGCTCAACATGTTATGAATGCCGGCTATTTCGCACGCATCGAGGCGCTCAACTTCACCATGGATCACGACGACGGGCAAATGCCCGAGGACTACAACGATGCCGACGTCGTCATCATCGGTATCAGTCGTACGTCCAAAACGCCGACGAGCATCTATCTCGCCAATCGCGGCATCAAGACAGCGAACATTCCGATCGTCTATGATGTTCCTTTGCCGGAAGCGCTTTTCACTGCAACGAGGCCGTTGATCGTCTGCCTCATAGCAACGACGGATCGGATATCGCAAGTGCGTGAGAACCGGGTGCTGGGTGCGACGCCCGGCTTCGATCGTGGCCTGTATACGGATCGAGCCGCGATCTCCGAAGAACTGAAATATGCCCGCTCGCTTTGTGCGCGGCATAATTGGCCGTTGATCGATGTGACCCGTCGCTCCATCGAAGAGACAGCGGCCGCGATCGTTGCCCTGCGCCCCAAGCTGCGCTAA
- the coaE gene encoding dephospho-CoA kinase (Dephospho-CoA kinase (CoaE) performs the final step in coenzyme A biosynthesis.), whose protein sequence is MIRIGLTGSIGMGKSTAAKLFAGAGIPVNDSDAVVHELYAGEAAQLIEAEFPGTVRNGVVDRQELGRQLSRRPDGFKTLEAIVHPLVRQRETEFVEREKARGSEIILLDIPLLFETGAETRVDIVVVVSCDPQIQRDRVLARPGMTEEKFNMIRSRQTPDAEKRERADYVIDTGHAIEITRARVIEIIGVLKARIAKGDFRNA, encoded by the coding sequence ATGATCCGGATCGGTCTCACGGGTTCCATAGGGATGGGGAAATCAACGGCGGCAAAGCTCTTTGCCGGAGCCGGTATCCCCGTCAATGATTCCGATGCTGTGGTCCACGAGCTTTATGCCGGCGAGGCAGCGCAGTTGATCGAAGCTGAGTTCCCGGGCACCGTTCGGAACGGCGTCGTCGACCGTCAGGAACTTGGGCGTCAGCTTTCGCGCCGACCAGATGGCTTCAAAACGCTCGAAGCAATCGTTCATCCGCTGGTTCGCCAGCGCGAAACGGAATTCGTGGAACGCGAAAAAGCACGAGGATCGGAGATAATCCTGCTCGATATCCCGTTGCTTTTCGAAACTGGTGCGGAGACGCGGGTCGACATAGTCGTGGTCGTGAGCTGCGATCCACAGATTCAGCGCGATCGGGTGCTTGCGCGACCGGGCATGACCGAGGAAAAATTCAATATGATTCGCTCGCGGCAGACCCCGGACGCCGAAAAGCGGGAGCGTGCCGATTATGTCATCGACACGGGACACGCCATCGAAATTACGCGGGCGAGGGTGATTGAAATCATCGGGGTCTTGAAAGCGCGGATCGCGAAGGGAGATTTCCGGAATGCGTGA
- the dnaQ gene encoding DNA polymerase III subunit epsilon, with protein MREIIFDTETTGLDSRMDRIIEIGGVELLNHFPTGRTIHIYINPGDQKVHPDALAVHGITDEFLKDKKPFSAVVEEIIEFFGDARWIAHNATFDMGFVNAELARLGIPPVLPERVVDTLSLARRKHPMGPNSLDALCRRYGIDNSHRTKHGALLDSELLAEVYIEMIGGRQTALGLSVSATSGAGDAEIVLDEAVDIGLERPRPLAPRLSEAEAQAHDALIAALGTKGIWARYDRPN; from the coding sequence ATGCGTGAAATCATTTTCGATACGGAAACCACCGGTCTCGACAGCCGCATGGATCGCATCATCGAAATCGGCGGCGTCGAGCTTTTGAACCATTTCCCGACCGGCCGCACGATCCATATCTATATCAATCCGGGAGATCAGAAAGTTCATCCCGATGCGCTCGCCGTTCACGGTATTACCGACGAGTTTTTGAAGGACAAGAAGCCTTTCTCCGCAGTGGTCGAAGAGATCATCGAGTTCTTCGGTGACGCAAGGTGGATCGCGCACAATGCGACCTTCGATATGGGTTTTGTGAATGCCGAACTCGCTCGCCTTGGCATACCGCCGGTCCTGCCGGAGAGGGTCGTTGATACGCTTTCTCTCGCTCGGCGCAAACATCCGATGGGACCGAATTCGCTCGATGCCCTCTGCCGCCGCTACGGTATAGACAACTCACACCGCACAAAACACGGTGCACTTCTCGACTCCGAACTGCTTGCCGAGGTCTATATAGAGATGATCGGCGGGCGTCAGACCGCTCTCGGTTTGAGCGTTTCGGCAACAAGCGGGGCAGGCGACGCCGAGATTGTTCTGGATGAGGCCGTTGACATAGGTTTGGAGCGGCCCAGGCCCCTCGCGCCGCGCCTTAGCGAAGCGGAAGCTCAGGCTCACGATGCGTTGATTGCCGCACTCGGCACCAAAGGCATCTGGGCCAGATACGATCGTCCAAATTAA
- a CDS encoding Smr/MutS family protein, with translation MTRDRKLSTDERILWGKVARSTRPLAGKKGELTELDAFLVETEAEVANAVQKSSADTEMQAAALPAAAKQPSGTHHPLERPVKRKIAKGRLALEARIDLHGLVQSQAHVMLLDFLIRAHERGMRHVLVITGKGSSMGSEGALKRAVPLWFSKPEFRYLISSYEAAAHHHGGEGALYIRLSRRQGDRS, from the coding sequence ATGACGCGAGACCGCAAGCTCAGCACGGACGAGCGAATTCTATGGGGCAAGGTTGCGCGCAGTACGCGGCCGCTCGCCGGCAAGAAGGGCGAGTTGACTGAACTCGATGCCTTTCTTGTGGAAACCGAAGCCGAGGTCGCGAATGCCGTACAGAAATCATCTGCCGACACGGAAATGCAAGCTGCAGCGCTGCCCGCGGCAGCGAAGCAGCCTTCCGGCACCCACCATCCACTGGAGCGGCCCGTCAAACGCAAGATCGCCAAAGGCCGGCTGGCACTAGAGGCGCGTATCGATCTCCACGGCCTCGTGCAAAGCCAAGCCCACGTCATGCTTCTCGATTTCCTCATCCGCGCGCACGAGCGCGGCATGCGGCATGTGCTGGTGATCACCGGCAAGGGCAGTTCGATGGGGAGCGAAGGTGCGTTGAAACGGGCTGTACCGCTCTGGTTTTCGAAGCCGGAATTCCGCTATCTGATCTCGTCTTACGAAGCGGCTGCGCACCACCACGGCGGCGAGGGCGCGCTTTATATCCGGCTCTCCCGGCGGCAGGGGGACAGGTCATGA
- a CDS encoding Tim44/TimA family putative adaptor protein, translating to MSSNDFITLFFLVAAVLIFFQLRSVLGRRTGNEKPPRDLFTPRDAAGPEHSDAGKVVTLPRRDTPAEEEGRFAVVDAFAAPGTPLNEPLRALSKADPAFAPKEFLNGAKMAYEMIVMAYADGDRKTLKNLLSREVYDGFDAAIADREAKGEKVKSTFVGIDKADITQVEVKGSEAQITIRIASQLISATYDKADKLIEGDVENVAEVNDIWTFARDTRSRDPNWKLVATESET from the coding sequence ATGAGTTCAAACGACTTCATCACTTTGTTTTTCCTTGTGGCGGCGGTGCTGATTTTTTTCCAGCTCCGCAGTGTTCTGGGACGCCGCACGGGAAATGAGAAGCCGCCGCGCGATCTCTTTACGCCGCGCGATGCCGCCGGTCCTGAGCATTCCGATGCCGGCAAGGTCGTGACGCTTCCGCGCCGCGATACGCCTGCAGAGGAAGAAGGCCGCTTTGCAGTGGTCGACGCTTTTGCGGCCCCCGGTACGCCGCTCAATGAGCCCCTGCGTGCGCTCAGTAAAGCCGACCCAGCCTTCGCACCTAAGGAATTTTTGAACGGCGCGAAGATGGCTTACGAAATGATCGTCATGGCTTATGCCGACGGTGACAGAAAGACGTTGAAGAATCTTTTGTCCCGCGAGGTCTATGACGGTTTTGATGCGGCCATCGCAGATCGCGAGGCCAAGGGCGAGAAAGTGAAATCCACCTTTGTCGGCATCGATAAGGCGGACATCACACAGGTGGAAGTCAAAGGCAGCGAGGCACAGATTACGATCCGTATCGCCAGCCAGCTGATCTCCGCGACCTACGACAAAGCTGACAAGCTGATAGAAGGCGATGTCGAGAACGTTGCCGAAGTCAACGATATCTGGACCTTTGCCCGCGATACGCGATCGCGCGATCCCAATTGGAAACTCGTGGCGACCGAATCGGAAACATGA
- a CDS encoding helix-turn-helix domain-containing protein produces the protein MTPFGEAVRKLRARKGVSQKQMAAALNVSPAYLSALEHGKRGLPTFDLLQRIAGYFNIIWDEAEELFLLARASDPRVVIDTAGLPPEYTAFANRLAGRIRNLDSAALAELAATLENLGKADGKAS, from the coding sequence ATGACGCCGTTCGGCGAAGCTGTTCGAAAGCTTCGGGCGCGCAAAGGCGTGTCGCAAAAGCAGATGGCAGCGGCGCTCAACGTCTCGCCTGCCTATCTCTCCGCACTCGAACATGGAAAACGCGGCTTGCCGACCTTCGACCTGCTTCAGCGGATCGCCGGCTATTTCAACATCATCTGGGATGAAGCTGAGGAACTCTTCCTGCTCGCCCGCGCATCGGACCCGCGCGTGGTGATTGATACCGCAGGTCTCCCCCCCGAATATACGGCTTTTGCCAATCGTTTGGCGGGCCGGATTCGCAACCTTGACAGTGCAGCTTTGGCCGAGCTCGCCGCTACGCTTGAAAATCTCGGCAAAGCTGACGGAAAAGCGTCATAA
- the secB gene encoding protein-export chaperone SecB: MADENNGSGTTSPSLTILAQYTKDLSFENPGAPRSLQARDKAPAININVNVNANPLSDTDFDVVLSLNAEAKDGDKTVFHAELVYGGVFRVAGFPQEHMLPVLFIECPRMLFPFARQIIADVTRNGGFPPLMIDPIDFAQMFAQRVAEEQTRAKVQTN; the protein is encoded by the coding sequence ATGGCTGATGAAAACAACGGCAGCGGCACGACAAGCCCGAGCCTCACCATTCTCGCTCAGTACACGAAGGACCTTTCCTTCGAAAATCCGGGTGCGCCGCGGTCACTTCAAGCGCGCGACAAGGCGCCGGCGATCAATATCAACGTCAACGTCAATGCCAATCCTCTTTCGGATACGGACTTCGATGTTGTGCTGTCGCTCAACGCCGAGGCCAAGGATGGCGACAAGACGGTCTTTCATGCCGAACTCGTTTACGGCGGCGTCTTCCGCGTTGCCGGCTTCCCGCAAGAACACATGCTGCCCGTTCTCTTCATCGAATGCCCGCGCATGCTCTTCCCGTTTGCCCGCCAGATCATTGCCGATGTTACGCGCAATGGCGGCTTCCCGCCGCTGATGATCGACCCGATCGACTTCGCACAGATGTTTGCACAACGCGTCGCCGAAGAGCAGACGCGCGCAAAGGTGCAGACAAATTGA
- a CDS encoding nitroreductase family protein yields MTEANSRTSEYPIDAMFLDRWSPRAFTGETIAEEQLLTILDAAHWAPSSGNQQPWRFIYALRGTEHFEKHLSLLVESNQEWAKNACALIFVVSRSFSGAFSENKPRYTHSFDAGASWGHLALQARFSGFYAHGMGGIKHDEIRLAFAIPEGYRVEAGIAIGRLGDKSVLSERNQAREVPSQRMPLAEVAFNGKFVAN; encoded by the coding sequence ATGACCGAAGCCAATAGCCGCACATCCGAATATCCGATCGATGCGATGTTTCTCGATCGCTGGTCGCCACGTGCTTTCACGGGCGAAACCATAGCCGAAGAGCAATTGCTGACGATCCTTGACGCAGCTCATTGGGCGCCATCTTCCGGCAACCAGCAGCCTTGGCGCTTCATCTACGCCCTTAGGGGCACGGAACATTTCGAGAAGCATCTTAGCCTGCTCGTGGAATCGAACCAGGAATGGGCAAAAAATGCTTGCGCGCTGATCTTCGTTGTCTCACGCAGTTTTAGTGGCGCTTTCTCGGAGAACAAACCGCGCTATACGCATTCGTTCGACGCTGGTGCCTCGTGGGGGCATCTCGCCCTCCAGGCACGCTTTTCCGGCTTCTACGCCCATGGCATGGGCGGAATCAAACATGACGAAATCAGGCTAGCCTTCGCCATTCCGGAAGGCTATCGCGTCGAGGCCGGAATAGCCATCGGCCGCCTTGGCGACAAGAGCGTTCTGTCGGAGCGCAACCAGGCACGCGAAGTGCCAAGTCAGCGCATGCCGCTTGCGGAGGTGGCCTTCAACGGAAAATTCGTTGCTAATTGA
- a CDS encoding FxsA family protein, which yields MRLAMLPGFVLLLPLAEIAGFVIVGRAVGLLATLGLVVLSVVIGMALLRRQGIGILQRMSSEGRNGVIPGRELLRPAMLVIASLLLIVPGFISDIIAIALFIPAVRDLAWNYIRKRFVIVEAARGSSASRSSGFSNQSKPDSKVVDLDEDDYRREPNDKSPWSGKRLGE from the coding sequence ATGCGACTTGCAATGCTACCAGGTTTTGTGCTGCTGCTGCCGCTGGCGGAGATAGCGGGCTTCGTAATCGTCGGGCGCGCAGTCGGCCTACTGGCAACCCTTGGTCTCGTCGTGCTGAGCGTTGTGATCGGCATGGCTCTGCTTCGTCGCCAGGGGATCGGCATCCTGCAGCGTATGTCGAGCGAGGGGAGAAACGGCGTAATACCTGGCCGGGAGCTTCTGCGGCCAGCCATGCTCGTCATCGCGTCGCTGCTTCTCATCGTTCCGGGATTTATTTCGGACATTATCGCCATCGCGCTTTTCATCCCGGCCGTTCGTGATCTTGCCTGGAACTACATCCGCAAGCGATTCGTTATCGTTGAGGCGGCGAGAGGCTCTAGCGCGTCGCGATCGTCCGGATTCAGCAACCAATCCAAGCCGGATTCAAAAGTTGTTGATCTTGACGAGGACGATTATCGCCGCGAGCCTAACGACAAGTCTCCCTGGTCAGGCAAGCGGCTCGGGGAGTAG
- a CDS encoding shikimate dehydrogenase, translated as MDDSRETFGPNAFVTGFPVRHSRSPLIHGYWLKKLGIAGSYRAYEVAPADFAAFIGSLKDQSSGFIGGNVTIPHKELACQLADSPDELSQELGASNTLWLEEGKLHSTNTDGHGFTANLNARHPGWDKHETAIILGAGGASRAVIQAVRDRGFREIHVVNRTAARAQELADRFGDKVYAHPMGALAEVMKGAGLFVNTTSLGMDGETAPAIDFSPLDSNALVTDIVYVPLKTPLLKQAEEQGFAIVDGLGMLLHQAVPGFEKWFSKRPVVDDELRALVVADMEKHR; from the coding sequence ATGGATGATTCACGTGAAACATTCGGCCCGAATGCCTTCGTCACCGGCTTCCCCGTGCGGCACTCACGTTCGCCTTTGATCCACGGATACTGGCTGAAAAAGCTTGGGATTGCCGGAAGCTACCGCGCATACGAGGTTGCTCCCGCCGATTTTGCAGCATTCATTGGATCGCTCAAGGATCAAAGCTCGGGCTTTATCGGCGGCAATGTCACCATTCCGCACAAGGAGTTGGCCTGCCAGCTCGCGGACAGCCCGGATGAACTCTCCCAGGAACTCGGCGCATCCAATACGTTATGGCTGGAGGAAGGAAAACTCCATTCGACCAATACCGACGGTCACGGATTTACCGCCAACCTGAACGCGCGCCACCCTGGCTGGGATAAACACGAGACCGCAATAATACTCGGTGCAGGCGGCGCCAGCCGGGCGGTGATACAGGCGGTGCGCGACCGCGGCTTCAGGGAGATCCATGTCGTCAACCGGACCGCGGCTCGCGCGCAGGAACTTGCCGATCGTTTTGGAGACAAAGTCTATGCGCATCCGATGGGAGCGCTCGCGGAGGTCATGAAAGGTGCTGGTCTTTTCGTCAACACGACATCGCTCGGTATGGACGGCGAAACAGCACCGGCAATCGATTTTTCCCCGCTCGACAGTAACGCGCTCGTCACAGATATCGTCTATGTGCCGCTGAAGACACCCTTGCTGAAACAAGCCGAGGAGCAGGGTTTCGCGATCGTGGATGGACTTGGTATGCTGCTTCATCAGGCGGTGCCGGGCTTCGAGAAATGGTTCAGCAAGCGGCCGGTGGTCGATGACGAGCTTCGTGCACTCGTCGTCGCAGATATGGAAAAACACAGATGA
- a CDS encoding Maf-like protein, whose product MTSKLILASSSPFRRMLLKNAGLEFEAHAAKIDERAIEAPLEREGASPDRVALVLARAKADEVSARFPDALIIGSDQTMSLGDRVFHKPHDMADAANHLRSLSGQTHRLNSAIAIIRNGALLWEHVSHASLTMRVLSADFISRHLARVGNTALGSVGAYQLEGEGIQLFSKIDGDYFTILGLPMLPLLAKLRGLGAIDG is encoded by the coding sequence ATGACATCGAAACTGATTCTCGCTTCGTCCAGTCCATTCCGGAGGATGCTGCTTAAAAATGCCGGCCTGGAGTTTGAAGCGCATGCGGCAAAGATAGATGAGCGCGCAATCGAAGCACCCCTCGAACGAGAGGGCGCATCTCCAGATAGAGTTGCTTTGGTGCTTGCGAGGGCTAAAGCAGACGAGGTGAGCGCCCGGTTTCCGGACGCGCTCATCATTGGCTCGGACCAGACCATGTCGCTTGGCGATCGTGTGTTTCACAAGCCGCACGACATGGCTGACGCCGCCAATCATCTGAGATCACTCTCGGGACAAACACATCGCCTGAACAGTGCGATCGCCATCATCCGGAATGGTGCACTTTTATGGGAGCATGTGTCACACGCGTCGCTGACGATGCGCGTTCTGTCGGCGGATTTCATATCGCGCCATCTCGCACGCGTCGGCAACACGGCGCTTGGCAGCGTTGGCGCCTATCAGCTGGAGGGCGAGGGAATTCAACTTTTCAGCAAGATCGACGGCGACTACTTCACGATCCTTGGCCTGCCGATGCTGCCGCTGCTCGCGAAACTAAGGGGATTGGGTGCGATTGATGGATGA